GGCACCAAGAGCGGCGCGGCAGGGTATAGCCGAAATGTTTCCGACACTATGTTTTGAAGGTAAGGCAAGTTCGCTAGGTCTGGTTCGTCGATCAAACGGTCTTGTCCGATTTTCTCGTCGATCTCCTGTTTTGCTTTTCCCATTGACTCTGGATGATTTAATAAACACGCCATCGCCCACTCTAGTGTCACAGCGGAGGTATCTGTTCCGGCGATCATCATGCCCTGTTTCGTACATAATTgaaattttacataaatattcattttataGAGTTAACTGGAGACTGAACCAGAACCAGATCAAATTTGAAACTATATCAAAAAGTAGGTTTTGAAAATGTAAATCTAATATATGTGGTTGTGGGTCTTTTGATAGAACGCGTGCGCCATAACGATCGACTTAAACATGCATGCAGCCACATATGTATTGAGACAAAGAAGAATACTCTAGCTAAGGCCTTTGATAGTGGTCGTGAAAGAACATGTGAGACATAACGACTAAAACAATCAAGTACAACCAGACAGAATAATACTCTAGCTCTTGTACCGAGTGTATTGCATCTCCCAACGGAATTCataacattaaaattatatgaaaaaaaagaagaaagagggtTAAAATATCATTTGTAGTACTGTTAGATACCCccacaaaattttgttttatgtgtttaagtggttttggttttctaaaagcattaaaatcagttcaaatatttgaatttttaaaatactagtAGTAATATTTATTAGCTTAAATACACAAGTTGAGAAACTTCTTAGGGATGTGGATGCATTAATATTTGTTACTACTTACCAGCATAAGGCCTTTGATAGTGACGTCAGTGTAATACTCTGGCTCTTGTTGTTGCAACGTGAGCAAATGGTTGACCATAGTGTTACCGTCTTTGTCTCTTCTACACTCATCGAGCAAACGCTGCAAGATCTCATCCATGGCTTCTCCAACAGCTTTCACTTTCTTCTCAAAGCTCCCTCCGAATATTTTGAGGAAAGGCAAGTAATCTCCGGGATGCCTCGCACCGCTACAATCGTTAACGTCGGCGACGAGTTTCTTGAAAAGATTCGCTTCTTCCTCGTTATGCACTTCGTCTCCGTAATATCTCTTCCCCGTGACCATCCTCACGATGTTGTTGAACGTTAGGTCGGACAAGAGCGGCTCCAGCTCGATCTCTTTGTTGGCCACCTCACGTGAGAGGCGCGTGAGCATGCGGCGGATCTCGTCTTTACGGATGTGGAGGAAGTTGGTGAGACGGTTCGAGGAGAGGATTTCGAGGGAGCATATGCGGCGGAGGTTGCGCCAGTGGTCGCCGTAAGGAGAGGTTCCGACGGTTGTGTAGTTGTATGCGACGTACTTTGCAGTTAGGAAACAAGGGCGGTTTGATAGAAGGACGTCGTTTTGGCCCGTGAAGCATTCTGTTGCGAGTGAGGAGGAGGAGATCACGACGGTGCGGCGGGAGCCGAATCTCAGGGAGAATATTGGGCCGTGGGTTTTCGAGAGGCGTTGGAAGAGGCGGTGAACCGGGGGTttgaggaggtggtggtggccGAGGATGGGGAGAGAGTAAGGCGGAGAAGGCGGGAGGTTGAAACGCTGCGTTTTGGAGGTGAATATGAATTTGTAAGCTAAGAGAAAGAGAGCCAACGGGAGAACAATCACATAGTAAAACATCATCTTCTTGTTTTCTCCTCTAAGGAGATTGTTAGTGATTGCGTCGTGGAAATTATGAGATTGATACTTCCACGTTATGGTATTTAtagaaaagtttttttcttttgtaactaTAGAAAAGTATTTATGACAGACTGGATCTTGAACTTGATCatgtattttttctttaatgttCTACGGTGTTTATTTATTGTGATGAGGAATGAGGATATCCCATaggattgtttgtttgttttttactCGAAACACGTCCTAGGCGTAAAGTATTAGAACAGATAGACAATTGTTTAGTAGTCAGGTGAACATTTTGTTTCTGCTCTCTTTTTGTCTTTTGGTAAGTTAAGAAGGACGTACAGGTGTAGCATGTAAGAACAAAAACAGTTGAATTGgtatgtccaaaaaaaaaatgtatattgaAAAAGATTTCAGGTTGCAACTGGATTACTCATTTTTTGGGAATGATTTAGAATGATCAATTTTATTGATTCTATAACAGAATTTACCGGTTAACGTGAATTGTTAACATGAAATGTTCATTCAATTAATTCAAAAAAC
The Brassica napus cultivar Da-Ae chromosome A1, Da-Ae, whole genome shotgun sequence DNA segment above includes these coding regions:
- the LOC106426868 gene encoding cytochrome P450 81F3; this translates as MMFYYVIVLPLALFLLAYKFIFTSKTQRFNLPPSPPYSLPILGHHHLLKPPVHRLFQRLSKTHGPIFSLRFGSRRTVVISSSSLATECFTGQNDVLLSNRPCFLTAKYVAYNYTTVGTSPYGDHWRNLRRICSLEILSSNRLTNFLHIRKDEIRRMLTRLSREVANKEIELEPLLSDLTFNNIVRMVTGKRYYGDEVHNEEEANLFKKLVADVNDCSGARHPGDYLPFLKIFGGSFEKKVKAVGEAMDEILQRLLDECRRDKDGNTMVNHLLTLQQQEPEYYTDVTIKGLMLGMMIAGTDTSAVTLEWAMACLLNHPESMGKAKQEIDEKIGQDRLIDEPDLANLPYLQNIVSETFRLYPAAPLLVPRSPMEDIKVGGYDVPRGTMVMVNAWAIHRDPSLWSEPEKFKPERFNSGGEDVHKLMPFGNGRRSCPGAGLGQRIGTLALGSLIQCFDWEKVNGEKIDMTETPGMAMRKKEPLRALCRSRPIMNKLRVHLEGA